A region from the Rhodamnia argentea isolate NSW1041297 chromosome 7, ASM2092103v1, whole genome shotgun sequence genome encodes:
- the LOC115741950 gene encoding uncharacterized protein LOC115741950 yields the protein MTRQIMLRPPSASRREPLLKASKSTSSSSSSSISSGSSCGGGSVRFAEVAGGTAAECAVVCCCCPCGIANLILLAVYKVPAGLCRRAWRKTRRQRLIKKGLLSAKGRRLTCGCEEKELQIHPFEVNEAMAEMKRPAAEDEEVEKQVAKLEKEMLERFYGTGFWRSPSQREPPSAQCH from the coding sequence ATGACTCGCCAAATCATGCTGCGGCCCCCGTCGGCGAGCCGCCGGGAGCCGCTGCTGAAGGCGAGCAAgtcgacctcctcctcctcctcctcctccatctcctccGGCTCCTCGTGCGGCGGGGGGAGTGTCCGGTTCGCGGAGGTGGCGGGAGGGACGGCGGCGGAGTGCGCGGTGGTGTGCTGCTGCTGCCCCTGCGGGATCGCGAACCTGATACTGCTGGCCGTTTACAAGGTGCCCGCCGGGCTGTGCCGCCGCGCGTGGAGGAAGACCCGGCGGCAGAGGCTGATCAAGAAGGGCCTGCTGTCGGCCAAGGGGCGGCGGCTGACGTGCGGGTGCGAGGAGAAGGAGCTCCAGATCCACCCGTTCGAGGTGAACGAGGCGATGGCAGAGATGAAGAGGCCCGCGGCGGAGGACGAGGAGGTGGAGAAGCAGGTGGCCAAGCTCGAGAAGGAGATGTTGGAGAGGTTCTACGGCACCGGCTTCTGGAGGAGCCCTTCTCAGCGAGAGCCCCCGTCGGCTCAGTGCCATTGA
- the LOC115741825 gene encoding E3 ubiquitin-protein ligase RHF2A-like isoform X2, translated as MEVLDEEAKRAGDHMTSAAAFVEGGIQEANDDACSICLEEFCDSDPSTVTCCKHEFHLQCILEWCQRSSQCPMCWQPISLKDSSSQELLEAVVRERNIRLTPRNPTIFHHPALGDFELQHLPVGANDAELEERIIQHLAAAAAMGRAHHLSRREGHRGRPSGHGRPHFLVFSAHPNGAHSGPVSGSLVQVEGESQPAAVARPSVPLESTGDDSPRQILIQTDQVSSSASGSPLTPTNRQGISLHSRSSAGHPSSPSQDRAGPSEFQTLSDSLKSKWNAVSMRYKESLSKSTKGWRERFFPRHTSVADHNTEVRREVIAGINDVPHMMGNLEIRDNSDGNGSTESSNQSADYSADEAANQSSAENREVNPSNEVNSSAAGTAGSVSI; from the exons ATGGAG GTTCTGGACGAGGAGGCAAAGAGAGCTGGAGATCATATGACATCAGCAGCAGCTTTTGTGGAAGGAGGAATACAAGAGGCTAATGATGATGCTTGCAGCATATGCCTGGAGGAGTTCTGCGACAGCGATCCTTCAACG GTCACTTGTTGCAAGCATGAGTTTCACCTTCAGTGCATTCTTGAATG GTGTCAGAGAAGCTCTCAGTGTCCCATGTGCTGGCAGCCAATCAGCCTGAAGGATTCTTCCAG TCAGGAGCTGCTGGAGGCAGTGGTGCGAGAAAGGAACATTAGGCTCACTCCAAGAAATCCAACAATATTTCATCATCCGGCCCTCGGTGATTTTGAGCTGCAGCAT TTACCCGTCGGTGCAAATGATGCTGAACTTGAAGAGCGCATAATCCAACACTTGGCAGCTGCTGCTGCAATGGGAAGGGCCCACCACCTCAGCAGGCGGGAAGGCCATAGGGGACGACCGTCTGGTCATGGCCGTCCTCATTTCTTGGTCTTCTCTGCTCATCCTAACGGTGCTCACTCTGGTCCCGTCTCTGGTTCATTGGTACAGGTAGAAGGGGAAAGTCAGCCAGCGGCTGTTGCTCGTCCATCAGTACCACTCGAATCCACTGGTGACGATTCACCTCGGCAGATTTTGATTCAAACTGATCAAGTTTCTTCTTCTGCCTCTGGGTCTCCTCTTACTCCCACAAATAGACAAGGGATATCCCTTCACAGTCG GAGCTCTGCTGGTCACCCTTCTTCTCCATCTCAGGATAGGGCAGGCCCATCAGAATTTCAAACGCTTTCAGACTCTCTAAAATCTAAATGGAATGCAGTCTCAATGAG GTATAAAGAGTCCCTTTCAAAAAGCACCAAGGGTTGGAGGGAGCGGTTTTTTCCCCGTCACACTTCTGTGGCTGATCATAATACTGAAGTTAGAAGGGAAGTGATTGCGGGAATTAACGATGTGCCTCACATGATGGGAAACCTTGAAATCAGGGACAACAGTGATGGTAATGGTAGTACTGAATCATCAAACCAGTCTGCCGATTATTCAGCTGATGAGGCTGCCAACCAGAGCAGTGCAGAGAACCGAGAAGTAAATCCATCAAATGAAGTCAATTCATCTGCTGCCGGTACTGCTGGTTCTGTGTCCATCTAG
- the LOC115741825 gene encoding E3 ubiquitin-protein ligase RHF2A-like isoform X1 gives MKCVQVLDEEAKRAGDHMTSAAAFVEGGIQEANDDACSICLEEFCDSDPSTVTCCKHEFHLQCILEWCQRSSQCPMCWQPISLKDSSSQELLEAVVRERNIRLTPRNPTIFHHPALGDFELQHLPVGANDAELEERIIQHLAAAAAMGRAHHLSRREGHRGRPSGHGRPHFLVFSAHPNGAHSGPVSGSLVQVEGESQPAAVARPSVPLESTGDDSPRQILIQTDQVSSSASGSPLTPTNRQGISLHSRSSAGHPSSPSQDRAGPSEFQTLSDSLKSKWNAVSMRYKESLSKSTKGWRERFFPRHTSVADHNTEVRREVIAGINDVPHMMGNLEIRDNSDGNGSTESSNQSADYSADEAANQSSAENREVNPSNEVNSSAAGTAGSVSI, from the exons ATGAAATGCGTTCAGGTTCTGGACGAGGAGGCAAAGAGAGCTGGAGATCATATGACATCAGCAGCAGCTTTTGTGGAAGGAGGAATACAAGAGGCTAATGATGATGCTTGCAGCATATGCCTGGAGGAGTTCTGCGACAGCGATCCTTCAACG GTCACTTGTTGCAAGCATGAGTTTCACCTTCAGTGCATTCTTGAATG GTGTCAGAGAAGCTCTCAGTGTCCCATGTGCTGGCAGCCAATCAGCCTGAAGGATTCTTCCAG TCAGGAGCTGCTGGAGGCAGTGGTGCGAGAAAGGAACATTAGGCTCACTCCAAGAAATCCAACAATATTTCATCATCCGGCCCTCGGTGATTTTGAGCTGCAGCAT TTACCCGTCGGTGCAAATGATGCTGAACTTGAAGAGCGCATAATCCAACACTTGGCAGCTGCTGCTGCAATGGGAAGGGCCCACCACCTCAGCAGGCGGGAAGGCCATAGGGGACGACCGTCTGGTCATGGCCGTCCTCATTTCTTGGTCTTCTCTGCTCATCCTAACGGTGCTCACTCTGGTCCCGTCTCTGGTTCATTGGTACAGGTAGAAGGGGAAAGTCAGCCAGCGGCTGTTGCTCGTCCATCAGTACCACTCGAATCCACTGGTGACGATTCACCTCGGCAGATTTTGATTCAAACTGATCAAGTTTCTTCTTCTGCCTCTGGGTCTCCTCTTACTCCCACAAATAGACAAGGGATATCCCTTCACAGTCG GAGCTCTGCTGGTCACCCTTCTTCTCCATCTCAGGATAGGGCAGGCCCATCAGAATTTCAAACGCTTTCAGACTCTCTAAAATCTAAATGGAATGCAGTCTCAATGAG GTATAAAGAGTCCCTTTCAAAAAGCACCAAGGGTTGGAGGGAGCGGTTTTTTCCCCGTCACACTTCTGTGGCTGATCATAATACTGAAGTTAGAAGGGAAGTGATTGCGGGAATTAACGATGTGCCTCACATGATGGGAAACCTTGAAATCAGGGACAACAGTGATGGTAATGGTAGTACTGAATCATCAAACCAGTCTGCCGATTATTCAGCTGATGAGGCTGCCAACCAGAGCAGTGCAGAGAACCGAGAAGTAAATCCATCAAATGAAGTCAATTCATCTGCTGCCGGTACTGCTGGTTCTGTGTCCATCTAG